From Spirochaeta isovalerica, one genomic window encodes:
- a CDS encoding HD domain-containing phosphohydrolase, with amino-acid sequence MDNFHYLNTIENLCVENGKLQAIIESSTNGIIEVDIKGNILSSNPAFYHMVNISPRDGVKYNLGKLLNSEDIEEALSTLAHGEEEILVKGFHVPVTHGGREVMHYLEIKFSCVPVMNDDFIIGIVKDKTDIMRALENREEYISTLLNMIHELKIDNRDSIYHIASLVELRDHTTGKHLERVESYTRKLAQEYMHNFGDRDERLTDSFVEDMAISSILHDIGKVAISDTILQKPDKLTSSEFESIKEHTIIAGEALKEYKGRKDFLAMGREIATYHHEKWDGTGYPTGKKGATIPLSARIVALCDTYDALVSERPYKDAYSHKKAIEIIKEESGISFDPDIVELFLKINDEFLKIRQFYDDDS; translated from the coding sequence ATGGATAACTTCCATTACTTGAATACAATCGAAAATCTCTGTGTAGAAAACGGCAAACTGCAGGCTATCATTGAATCCAGTACCAATGGAATCATTGAAGTTGATATAAAAGGGAATATTCTATCGTCTAATCCCGCTTTTTATCATATGGTCAATATTTCTCCCCGTGACGGAGTCAAATACAATCTGGGGAAATTGCTCAACTCGGAAGATATTGAAGAGGCCTTATCCACACTGGCCCATGGCGAAGAAGAAATCCTTGTAAAGGGCTTTCATGTTCCGGTCACTCATGGCGGCAGGGAGGTGATGCATTATCTGGAAATCAAATTTTCCTGCGTCCCCGTCATGAACGATGACTTTATCATCGGTATAGTCAAAGACAAAACGGATATTATGAGAGCTCTGGAAAACAGAGAGGAATATATCAGCACGCTCCTCAATATGATCCACGAACTGAAGATAGATAACAGAGATTCAATTTATCATATAGCTTCTCTGGTGGAACTACGGGATCACACTACGGGAAAACATCTGGAAAGAGTCGAATCCTATACGAGAAAACTGGCTCAGGAATACATGCATAATTTCGGAGACAGGGATGAGAGATTGACTGATTCCTTTGTCGAGGATATGGCGATTTCCTCCATTCTGCACGACATCGGCAAAGTAGCCATTTCCGATACGATACTTCAGAAGCCCGACAAGCTGACAAGCAGTGAATTCGAATCCATAAAAGAGCATACGATTATTGCCGGTGAGGCATTGAAGGAATACAAAGGGCGAAAGGACTTTCTGGCTATGGGCCGGGAAATCGCCACATACCATCACGAAAAATGGGACGGCACCGGGTATCCCACAGGAAAGAAAGGAGCGACCATTCCCCTTTCCGCCAGAATTGTGGCACTATGCGACACCTATGATGCCCTCGTATCGGAGCGCCCGTACAAAGATGCCTACAGTCATAAAAAAGCCATTGAAATCATTAAAGAGGAAAGCGGCATATCCTTCGACCCTGATATTGTAGAGCTTTTTCTCAAAATCAATGATGAGTTTCTGAAAATCAGACAGTTCTATGACGACGATTCCTGA
- a CDS encoding RelA/SpoT domain-containing protein — MRKCDFYSRYDLSDKSLEEAGIKWTELTSIAKDYDSLHDTLDAVGRFVVDQMISSPVIHSINYRLKETDHLLEKIVRKRTENSRRVITKDNYRTEIKDLIGIRALHLFKEDWLNIHKYICDNWDLAEEPVAFVRYGDNDRILNFYKRNNCQIREHKFGYRSVHYTLKTRPKNEDYLVEVQVRTLFEEAWGEIDHRVRYPYEMNNELLVRLSSILNRLAGDADELGSYMRFFKKKEKKRIAEHKRQLEEKNKLIDKLYKQIESLEIGNQEKEKINRNIADLMREDDSVEEEYDFPWLDSFLDSDLFKGIQGRIADYMKSEDFKPLEISEEDLRLLQKTQKELMSLMGPSPEKVEALLRQKGSLDMPNMIDYKESDVVEESQESSS; from the coding sequence ATGAGAAAATGCGATTTCTACTCGAGATATGATCTTTCGGACAAAAGTCTTGAAGAAGCCGGTATTAAATGGACAGAGCTGACATCTATCGCCAAAGATTACGATTCTCTTCATGATACGCTCGACGCCGTCGGAAGATTTGTTGTTGATCAGATGATCAGCAGCCCTGTTATCCACTCCATAAACTACCGTCTTAAAGAGACCGATCATCTTTTGGAAAAAATCGTGAGAAAACGGACCGAGAACAGCCGGAGGGTGATTACAAAAGATAATTACCGGACGGAGATCAAAGACCTTATCGGGATCAGGGCCCTCCATCTTTTCAAGGAGGACTGGCTCAATATCCACAAATACATCTGCGACAACTGGGATCTCGCAGAAGAGCCGGTCGCTTTTGTCCGTTACGGTGACAACGACCGTATTCTCAATTTCTATAAACGGAATAATTGCCAGATCCGTGAACACAAATTCGGTTACCGGTCAGTACATTACACACTGAAAACACGGCCCAAGAATGAGGATTATCTGGTAGAAGTTCAGGTGAGGACGCTTTTTGAGGAAGCCTGGGGAGAAATTGATCACCGGGTCCGCTACCCTTATGAGATGAATAACGAACTGCTTGTCCGCCTCTCTTCCATTTTAAACCGCCTTGCCGGAGACGCAGACGAGCTCGGCTCGTATATGCGGTTTTTCAAGAAGAAGGAAAAGAAGAGAATTGCCGAACATAAACGGCAGCTGGAAGAGAAAAACAAACTTATTGATAAACTGTATAAGCAGATTGAATCGCTCGAAATCGGAAATCAGGAAAAGGAGAAAATCAACCGCAACATTGCCGATCTTATGCGTGAGGATGACAGTGTAGAAGAAGAATACGATTTTCCCTGGCTCGATTCTTTTCTGGACAGCGATCTGTTCAAGGGGATTCAGGGCCGCATAGCCGATTATATGAAATCCGAAGACTTCAAGCCTCTGGAGATTTCCGAAGAGGACCTCAGGCTGCTGCAGAAGACACAGAAGGAACTGATGTCTCTGATGGGGCCGTCGCCTGAGAAGGTGGAGGCTTTGCTCAGACAGAAAGGCTCCCTCGATATGCCGAATATGATCGATTATAAAGAGAGCGATGTGGTTGAGGAATCTCAGGAATCGTCGTCATAG